Proteins co-encoded in one Chaetodon auriga isolate fChaAug3 chromosome 9, fChaAug3.hap1, whole genome shotgun sequence genomic window:
- the gprin1 gene encoding G protein regulated inducer of neurite outgrowth 1: MGSLKDEMRGLREDHKPCEKADDGERSGDSQGSAVPEGPEIKVSQESTSQGDYQLKPHMLASYIEERDENPVPKDQVLSGEVCDNTDSIGVKDSTQTVAVPLIQQPEADKIQAATHNDTTVSNKLLSDEEGDGEIQGDTVKDKIMKHDGEKETEIENVLVPVPATPGPLDPCSPAPAGQHHMRTQVSLEVAQCHSAATSPMTPPEGNHSFFFPSSFGKSGAVGADTKDAGLQVGQQVEFCSVATSPMTPKTPSTTAFPELIGRETVQKEEEVKKSEGQRRVGQQESFPVTRSPEVTGALKFTTSKELSEDFSSNASPESSASRTAAGSTDSPGTLEDSNQQCKQQRMGSMDQDITILVTHCDNNMEEEEESSFHPREPEMVKIDEHEELGESNSDVKREGGRENISTETVAPGHAQDTSNTNPPQNRTAEASVSAQDHAKCDKSEVKENNGAREESRDVSATKPPVPESPAPFGCHNIRTQVSLEVVQCQSVATSPMTPPEGDHAFCFPSSFGRCAAVGAETKDAELQVGQQVEFRSVATAPMTPRTPTTTTFPEIRKEASIGEKIVEEEEDIKEQVVEGKQEVGQEEEKVERKIEAAEEDTTDAKNCKEKGEEPVQEVSWDEKGMTWEVYGAVVEVTVLGSAIQKHLEKQVKKKQPSMPPPPPLNPSAMPLSSESTQGGSGKGRAGKRGERDGEVSRRRRNPFRLMMKNMQQPHCCSKAHTTE; encoded by the coding sequence ATGGGAAGTCTTAAGGATGAGATGAGAGGTCTCAGAGAGGACCATAAACCCTGCGAGAAGGCAGATGATGGAGAGCGTTCAGGCGACTCACAAGGCAGCGCTGTGCCCGAGGGACCTGAGATAAAGGTGAGTCAAGAGTCAACAAGTCAAGGGGACTACCAACTAAAGCCTCACATGCTTGCAAGCTACAttgaagagagagatgagaatcCAGTGCCCAAAGATCAAGTGCTATCAGGAGAGGTTTGTGACAACACTGACTCTATTGGGGTTAAAGACTCTACACAGACTGTTGCCGTCCCTCTGATCCAACAGCCTGAAGCTGATAAAATACAAGCAGCTACACACAACGACACGACAGTCTCTAACAAGCTTCTGAGTGATGAAGAGGGAGATGGTGAAATTCAGGGGGACACAGTCAAGGATAAAATCATGAAACatgatggagaaaaagagacagaaattgAGAATGTTTTGGTTCCTGTACCAGCAACTCCAGGCCCCTTGGATCCATGTTCCCCAGCTCCTGCTGGCCAGCACCACATGCGCACACAGGTCAGCCTAGAGGTGGCGCAGTGCCACTCTGCAGCCACCAGCCCCATGACGCCTCCGGAGGGCAACCATTCCTTCTTCTTCCCGAGCTCTTTTGGGAAATCCGGAGCTGTGGGTGCCGACACTAAAGATGCTGGGCTGCAGGTGGGTCAGCAGGTGGAGTTCTGCTCTGTTGCCACGTCCCCCATGACCCCAAAGACTCCATCCACCACGGCATTCCCAGAACTTATCGGGAGAGAGACagtgcagaaggaggaggaggtgaaaaagAGTGAGGGGCAGAGGCGGGTTGGGCAACAAGAGAGTTTCCCCGTGACAAGAAGTCCAGAGGTAACTGGAGCTTTGAAATTTACCACATCAAAGGAGCTGAGTGAGGACTTCAGCTCAAATGCATCCCCAGAGAGCTCGGCCAGCCGCACTGCTGCTGGGTCAACAGATTCACCAGGGACTCTGGAGGATAGTAATCAGCAATGTAAGCAGCAGAGGATGGGAAGTATGGATCAGGACATCACAATCTTGGTGACCCACTGTGACAAcaacatggaggaagaggaagagtcaTCTTTTCATCCCAGAGAGCCAGAGATGGTCAAAATAGATGAACATGAGGAGCTTGGAGAAAGCAACAGCGATGTAAAGAGGGAGGGTGGAAGGGAAAATATCTCCACAGAAACTGTTGCTCCTGGTCATGCACAGGacacctcaaacacaaaccCGCCACAAAATAGAACCGCAGAGGCCTCTGTTTCTGCTCAAGACCATGCAAAATGTGACAAGTCAGAGGTCAAAGAAAACAACGGTGCACGCGAAGAGTCCAGAGACGTTTCCGCGACGAAGCCTCCTGTCCCTGAATCTCCTGCTCCCTTCGGCTGTCACAACATCCGCACACAGGTGAGCCTGGAGGTGGTGCAGTGTCAGTCTGTGGCTACCAGCCCCATGACCCCTCCTGAGGGGGACCACGCCTTCTGCTTCCCCAGCTCCTTCGGGAGGTGTGCAGCTGTGGGTGCAGAGACTAAAGACGCTGAGCTGCAGGTGGGTCAGCAGGTGGAGTTTCGCTCCGTCGCTACAGCACCTATGACCCCCAGAACGCCCACCACCACGACTTTTCCTGAGATCAGGAAGGAAGCCAGCATCGGGGAGAAGatagtggaggaggaagaggatatAAAGGAGCAGGTGGTGGAGGGCAAACAGGAAGTAGgtcaagaggaggagaaagtagAGAGGAAGAttgaagcagctgaagaggaCACAACAGACGCAAAAAACTGTAAGGAGAAAGGTGAGGAGCCGGTGCAGGAGGTGAGCTGGGATGAGAAGGGGATGACGTGGGAGGTGTACGGGGCCGTGGTGGAGGTGACAGTGCTGGGCTCAGCCATCCAGAAACACCTGGAGAAACaggtgaagaagaagcagccCTCCatgcctccccctcctccgctCAACCCCTCAGCCATGCCTCTCTCTTCAGAGTCCACCCAGGGGGGTTCTGGTAAGGGCCGGGCAGGGAAGAGGGGAGAGCGGGATGGGGAGGTGAGTCGACGCAGGAGAAACCCCTTCCGTCTGATGATGAAGAACATGCAGCAGCCACACTGTTGCTCCAAAGCTCATACCACTGAGTGA
- the sncb gene encoding beta-synuclein: MDVFMKGLSKAKEGMAVAAEKTKEGVAVAAEKTKEGVMFVGNKAKDSVGTVAEKTTGAVGNIVAATGLVKKDEFPADMNPEEYGQEAMEGQGEAMLEPEGETYDETQQESQDYEPEA, translated from the exons ATGGATGTGTTTATGAAGGGTTTGTCTAAAGCGAAAGAGGGGATGGCTGTGGCCGCAGAGAAGACCAAGGAAGGAGTTGCGGTGGCGGCGGAAAAGACTAAAGAAGGAGTTATGTTTGTAG GTAACAAGGCCAAAGACAGCGTGGGTACAG tGGCTGAGAAGACCACCGGAGCCGTTGGGAACATCGTTGCAGCCACTGGCCTGGTGAAAAAGGACGAGTTCCCAGCTGACATGAAC cctgaGGAGTATGGGCAGGAGGCCATGGAGGGCCAGGGAGAGGCAATGCTGGAGCCAGAAGGAGAGACATATGATGAGACCCAGCAG GAGAGCCAGGACTACGAGCCAGAAGCGTAA
- the adirf gene encoding adipogenesis regulatory factor: protein MASFKKSFESLKGTSHSAAKGVTDTAVQAAQEAVQQVADSSKETANAAAQEAGRQTQAAIGKAADKATDTIKEFGQKLETK from the exons ATGGCCTCGTTCAAGAAGTCGTTTGAGAGCCTGAAAGGCACGAGCCACTCAGCTGCGAAAGGAGTCACAGACACTGCAG TGCAGGCAGCTCAAGAAGCTGTGCAGCAGGTGGCAGACTCCTCCAAAGAAACAGCCAATGCAG CTGCTCAAGAAGCCGGCAGACAGACTCAAGCAGCCATAGGGAAAGCTGCAGACAAGGCCACGGACACCATCAAGGAGTTTGGACAGAAACTGGAGACCAAATGA